Proteins encoded in a region of the Mixophyes fleayi isolate aMixFle1 chromosome 5, aMixFle1.hap1, whole genome shotgun sequence genome:
- the LOC142159509 gene encoding histamine H3 receptor-like, with translation MSFRNISGSNSSEYEKETVFSEGTLIFLYIFIPLITTVTVFGNTLVILAFIIDKRLRSQNNFFLLNLAICDFFIGAFCIPVSASYVLTGKWMLGNFLCKVWLIADNLMCTASVFNIVLISYDRFLSITLAVMYRSQQNNHSQTAVKMIAVWVLSFLLYSPAIIFWEYLNGHPFIPEGMCVAGYYYSWYFLLGASAFDFFLPLISISFFNLSIYWNIRMRSRKRSQSVISSLSCALDENGSSTGPAIISNTVDRIELRKQTQNNISPTSNLESGIHATKLTRDKKVAQSLTVLVCVFGICWAPYTFLQTIRATCHDDCVESYWNQVTSWMLWINSSVNPIIYPLCHKSFRDALVKMYRKCKFRL, from the exons ATGTCTTTTAGGAACATTAGTGGCAGCAATTCTTCTGAGTATGAAAAGGAAACTGTTTTCTCTGAAGGCACGCTGATCTTCTTATACATCTTCATACCTCTGATTACTACAGTCACCGTTTTTGGCAACACTCTTGTTATTTTAGCTTTTATCATTGACAAAAGACTTAGAAGCCAGAACAATTTCTTCCTCCTCAATCTGGCCATCTGTGATTTTTTCATAG GTGCGTTCTGTATACCGGTGAGTGCCTCATATGTTTTGACGGGCAAGTGGATGCTTGGGAACTTTCTCTGCAAAGTGTGGTTAATAGCAGACAACCTCATGTGCACTGCTTCAGTATTTAATATTGTTCTCATCAGTTATGACCGATTCCTCTCTATCACTCTGGCT GTGATGTATCGTTCTCAGCAGAACAACCATAGTCAGACTGCTGTTAAGATGATTGCAGTTTGGGTACTGTCCTTCCTTCTGTACAGTCCAGCTATTATTTTTTGGGAATATCTGAATGGTCATCCTTTTATTCCTGAAGGCATGTGTGTTGCTGGATATTATTACAGCTGGTACTTTCTTCTTGGAGCATCAGCCTTTGACTTCTTTCTTCCATTGATAAGCATTTCATTTTTTAACCTCAGTATATACTGGAACATTAGAATGCGCAGCAGAAAGAGAAGTCAGAGTGTTATATCATCACTTTCATGTGCACTAGATGAGAATGGATCGTCTACTGGACCAGCTATTATATCAAACACTGTGGACAGAATAGAGCTAAGGAAACAAACACAGAATAATATATCTCCGACATCTAACTTGGAAAGTGGCATCCATGCTACGAAGCTTACCAGGGATAAGAAAGTTGCACAGTCACTTACAGTTCTGGTCTGTGTATTTGGGATCTGTTGGGCACCATACACATTTCTCCAAACTATTCGTGCAACTTGTCATGATGACTGTGTTGAATCGTACTGGAACCAAGTTACCAGCTGGATGTTGTGGATTAATTCTTCGGTGAATCCCATCATATATCCTTTGTGTCACAAAAGTTTCCGAGATGCCTTAGTAAAAATGTATCGGAAGTGCAAATTTAGACTctaa